The following coding sequences lie in one Apium graveolens cultivar Ventura chromosome 3, ASM990537v1, whole genome shotgun sequence genomic window:
- the LOC141714541 gene encoding dof zinc finger protein DOF5.7-like, with product MSKHHEISGSRGKAIAPQPPPAVNCPRCNSPNTKFCYYNNYSLSQPRHFCKACKRYWTKGGALRNVPIGGGCRKTKKANRSSSADSKEYSSGVSSYSDMGSFKIYDGLDFQLGGGLTKFPSFNNISTSPNVGGQLVASFGEFPAAPIASSAVSNFGLNLNSETNLSQFMAFSNHPFSYSSPSSILKLDHGENNFNIGRFSEGLVPEMRPTNGNLASSMESFSSINQDLHWNLPQERTSMMLTGGVDNNYQQRNGIIETTNQLESLTRAQKPHPMFHNLEISSKPAGHSRKETIGINVNAGTANLPTEWHFCNSGYSPSVIQFRNSNVNGKGVQGWANFDQYTSLP from the coding sequence ATGTCCAAGCATCATGAGATTTCGGGCAGCCGAGGAAAAGCCATAGCACCACAACCACCACCAGCTGTAAACTGCCCGAGATGCAATTCTCCGAACACAAAGTTTTGCTATTACAACAATTACAGTCTTTCTCAGCCAAGGCATTTCTGTAAGGCATGTAAAAGATACTGGACTAAAGGTGGAGCTCTTCGAAACGTCCCCATAGGTGGTGGTTGCAGGAAAACCAAGAAGGCTAACAGATCATCCTCCGCTGACTCGAAGGAGTACTCTTCTGGTGTTTCTTCCTATTCGGATATGGGCAGTTTCAAGATTTACGATGGTCTGGATTTTCAACTTGGAGGAGGCCTCACAAAATTTCCAAGCTTCAACAATATTTCAACATCTCCTAATGTTGGTGGTCAGCTAGTTGCTTCATTTGGGGAGTTTCCAGCAGCACCAATAGCATCAAGTGCTGTTTCGAATTTTGGGTTGAACCTTAATTCTGAAACCAATCTGAGTCAATTCATGGCTTTCAGTAACCATCCTTTCTCTTACTCTTCTCCATCTTCCATACTCAAACTAGACCATGGAGAGAATAATTTTAATATTGGAAGGTTCAGTGAGGGATTAGTTCCGGAGATGAGACCTACTAATGGTAATCTAGCTTCTTCTATGGAGTCTTTCAGTTCAATCAATCAAGATCTTCACTGGAATTTACCACAAGAAAGGACGAGCATGATGTTGACTGGCGGAGTTGATAACAATTACCAGCAAAGAAATGGAATAATTGAAACTACTAATCAACTAGAAAGCCTTACTCGGGCTCAAAAGCCACACCCCATGTTTCATAACTTGGAGATTTCTTCAAAACCAGCTGGCCACTCAAGGAAAGAGACTATTGGCATTAATGTGAATGCTGGAACTGCAAACTTACCAACTGAGTGGCACTTTTGTAATTCTGGTTATTCTCCTTCAGTGATTCAATTCCGTAATAGCAATGTGAACGGTAAGGGAGTTCAAGGATGGGCCAACTTTGATCAGTACACATCACTGCCTTGA